A portion of the Vespula vulgaris chromosome 24, iyVesVulg1.1, whole genome shotgun sequence genome contains these proteins:
- the LOC127072034 gene encoding autism susceptibility gene 2 protein-like isoform X7 translates to MEIEAKQRNQRNRRRERALRMLAQRENLVNAKQQQQQQQQQQQQQQQQQQQQQQQQQQNQQQSQHQNQQQQHSHQQQQQQSQQSQQQTIRQRPPNDEEDSHSGEDEDNHPAVVVGGGGGGGGGGGGGGGGGGGVGGGVGGGVGGGGGVGGGGGGGGVVGGVGGASAGTGTGGPLGLSGLGGLSRNAHSRDGGHSRPPRPPRPPRPRKKSSLAAAAAAAAAATNNQKEPPFEEDIIDGFAILAFRTYEELESAIKLAGKNNVKKLHTLLSIVDEKPKLDTGQNNRHNEHHIKNHFKHNHYTHNSILTPSTLNQGLDAGTSDDSGRASEQLHGPGIPRDCQDADSSRDHLSDASSHCSSGKGYICDSEGEDDKGSDAESILFESSTPPPLARKYELPSSSPHVLPPANGAGGSPPDTGGQISNPATDAPAPIPPPVPASAPVPTAPSPPSPTLPPHISQPPMTSPLAANPRAIAPQQRPASPALPPPSLSQQPHTTIPALHPPNVPLVSSSHTTSPAVANLGVAPAAPSNGAATTSYPPPIPMAAYPQTQPSYPPLYTPYTALNHSPYLPPAVPSPSHSASSRTDVRGSRASPCTNISKQTIGNNITSHNNTPLSAATTTCVSTITNTVTTANTIAHRDMVACSLSGRNNNNNSPRGHSPSRERDSYSNVCYSSNVSSLSRGSITPVSVPNTSSPANSSLPAYTKPQGWIGSSTTSQLSPATATSVPRPTPPPVPPLGIHTFPPPMFAAPLPPPVSSSSPHTSLPSLPPPTTNPNPFSAESLFQTSQADLLRRELDNRFLASQDRNVSVGVGNLGPPPYLRTEMHHHQHQHTHVHQHTTPLLPPAAATTLFPPPIFKDIPKLGGVESPFFRGNLNLSGYSGFNTGILHPGIGPPSTPFVPPNHLTSFAPKKSGKWNAMHVRIAWEIYHYQQKQQAEAKAGSVVNTKTELLRPPSHLYPGGPASGLGITAPPMAPPFPTNMPPAHPAPPPPHPVGFLSTPTSHLGTGMSPFGRYPSTFGTPNPNFPGLSSFPPAREMPPLSGLSSVHDPWRGLQRASTGFPPTTVSWGLKPEPPTIDRRAELEERERERERERERERERERERERERVRREREREREEQRERERREREKEEKRKQQEAAERERERRDKERREMERREMERERLLHQNRQHVLVGRERSPLRNGSAPLDAGEVRVKEEPRSKDDEVVMLPRPSGPGPGGTSGTGPGSNPLSDPRYHHPHPHAYLTRHPHSMPAPHSMPRSMLPGLGAHPMQHFPPPSAPTGQPGGPWPADPFRDYRYDPLQQLRYNPLMAAAAFRAEEEERAKLYAGYPPAPVNTLRGKDPSPGPLSNLHIHHRAGPGPGVPARQLEPALMHADIHKKEDASQSR, encoded by the exons ATGGAGATCGAGGCGAAGCAGAGGAATCAAAGGAATCGGAGACGAGAACGAGCCCTGCGTATGCTGGCGCAGAGGGAAAACCTCGTTAATGccaagcagcagcagcagcagcagcagcaacaacagcaacagcagcagcagcaacaacaacaacaacaacaacagcagcagcaaaaTCAACAACAGAGTCAACATCAgaatcaacaacaacaacatagtcatcaacagcagcagcaacagagTCAACAAAGTCAACAGCAAACGATTAGACAGAGACCACCCAACGACGAGGAAGATAGTCATAGTGGCGAGGACGAGGATAATCATCCAGCCGTCGTTgtcggcggtggtggtggtggtggtggtggtggtggtggtggtggtggtggtggtggtggtgttggtggtggtgttggtggtggtgttggtggtggtggtggtgttggtggtggaggaggtggaggtggtgttgtcggtggtgttggtggtgcTAGTGCCGGTACTGGTACTGGTGGTCCACTTGGATTATCTGGACTTGGTGGACTATCCAGGAACGCGCATTCTCGCGACGGTGGACACTCGAGGCCACCTAGGCCACCTCGACCTCCCAGACCTAGGAAGAAGTCTTCCCTAGCCGCTGCCGCAGCCGCCGCGGCAGCGGCCACCAATAATCAGAAGGAACCTCCCTTCGAGGAAGACATCATCGACGGATTTGCCATCCTCGCCTTCCGCACCTACGAAGAACTCGAG aGTGCAATAAAGCTAGCtggtaaaaataatgtaaagaaGCTGCATACGTTGCTGTCAATAGTGGATGAAAAACCAAAGCTGGATACTGGACAAAACAATAGGCACAACGAGCACCATATCAAAAACCATTTCAAGCACAACCACTATACGCATAATTCCATATTGACACCGTCGACGCTCAATCAG GGTCTAGATGCAGGTACAAGCGACGATAGTGGTAGAGCGTCTGAACAATTGCATGGCCCTGGTATACCTAGGGATTGCCAGGACGCAGACAGTTCCAGGGACCATCTCAGCGAt GCTAGCAGTCATTGCAGTTCGGGTAAAGGTTATATC tGTGATAGTGAAGGAGAAGACGATAAG GGCTCGGATGCAGAGTCGATACTCTTTGAATCTTCTACCCCACCACCCCTTGCACGTAAAT ACGAGCTGCCATCTTCTTCGCCGCACGTGTTGCCTCCAGCGAACGGAGCAGGAGGGTCTCCTCCGGACACGGGCGGACAAATTTCAAATCCTGCAACGGATGCACCGGCGCCTATACCACCTCCAGTGCCAGCATCTGCACCAGTTCCAACCGCACCGAGTCCTCCTAGCCCAACATTACCCCCACACATATCCCAACCACCg ATGACTAGTCCATTGGCAGCCAATCCTCGTGCAATAGCTCCGCAACAACGACCAGCTTCGCCTGCTCTGCCACCACCTTCCTTATCCCAGCAACCTCATACTACGATACCTGCATTGCATCCACCTAATGTGCCCCTCGTTTCATCGAGCCATACTACTAGTCCGGCGGTAGCTAATTTAGGTGTTGCTCCAGCGGCACCATCAAACGGTGCTGCTACTACGAGCTATCCACCACCAATACCCATGGCCGCCTATCCTCAAACACAACCGTCGTATCCACCGCTTTATACGCCGTACACAGCTCTAAATCATAGTCCGTATCTCCCACCTGCGGTACCGTCTCCTTCCCATTCCGCTTCTTCGCGTACAGACGTG AGAGGAAGTAGAGCCTCCCCTTGTACTAACATAAGTAAGCAGACTATAGGAAATAACATCACAAGTCATAATAATACTCCTCTTAGCGCGGCTACTACAACATGCGTGTCCACCATAACTAATACAGTTACCACGGCGAATACCATTGCTCACAGAGATATGGTGGCCTGTAGTTTATCTGgaagaaataacaataataattctcCGCGTGGACATAGTCCTagtcgagagagagacagttatag taatgttTGTTACAGTAGCAACGTGAGTAGCCTAAGTAGAGGCAGCATCACACCTGTAAGTGTGCCAAACACGTCTTCACCAGCTAATTCTAGTCTACCTGCTTACACCAAACCACAGGGATGGATTGG TAGCAGCACAACCTCGCAGCTCTCTCCAGCAACGGCAACGTCAGTACCAAGGCCAACTCCTCCACCTGTACCACCACTCGGAATACATACATTTCCACCGCCGATGTTTGCAGCTCCGTTACCACCGCCTGTCTCTAGTTCCAGTCCGCATACTTCACTTCCTTCACTTCCTCCACCTACGACCAACCCCAATCCGTTTTCAGCAGAATCACTTTTTCAAACAA GTCAGGCAGACCTGTTAAGGAGAGAGCTGGACAATAGATTTTTGGCCTCTCAAGATAGAAACGTCAGTGTAGGAGTTGGAAATTTGGGTCCACCGCCGTATCTTAGAACGGAAATGCATCATCATCAGCATCAGCATACGCACGTGCATCAGCATACGACGCCGTTGCTTCCACCGGCAGCGGCTACGACGTTATTTCCACCACCGATT TTCAAAGATATACCAAAACTTGGCGGAGTGGAGTCTCCCTTTTTTCGAGGTAATTTAAACTTGTCTGGATATTCCGGATTCAACACGGGAATACTTCATCCTGGGATTGGTCCTCCTTCGACACCTTTTGTACCTCCCAATCATTTAACATCATTTGCACCAAAG AAGAGCGGAAAATGGAATGCAATGCATGTACGCATCGCATGGgaaatttatcattatcaacAAAAGCAACAAGCCGAAGCAAAAGCTGGAAGTGTTGTTAACACGAAAACTGAATTGCTAAGACCCCCAAGCCATCTATATCCAGGAGGACCCGCAAGTGGTTTGGGAATAACTGCTCCTCCTATGGCACCTCCATTCCCAACTAATATGCCACCTGCGCATCCtgcaccacctccacctcatCCCGTTGGCTTCCTATCCACGCCAACTTCTCATTTAG GAACTGGAATGTCACCATTCGGAAGATATCCTTCGACGTTTGGAACGCCCAATCCAAACTTTCCAGGTCTGTCGAGTTTTCCTCCGGCGAGAGAAATGCCACCTTTAAGTGGCTTGAGTTCTGTACATGATCCATGGAGAGg ATTGCAACGCGCATCCACTGGCTTTCCACCTACCACAGTGTCATGGGGGTTGAAACCAGAGCCACCAACGATCGACAGACGAGCTGAACTCGAAGAACGTGAACGTGAACGCGAGCGCGAACGAGAACGTGAGAGAGAACGTGAACGTGAACGTGAACGTGAACGCGTTCGAcgcgagagagaacgagaaagggaggaacaacgagagagagaaagacgtgaacgcgaaaaggaagagaagagaaagcaGCAGGAAGCTGCCgaacgtgaaagagaaagacgagatAAGGAACGTCGTGAGATGGAGAGGCgcgagatggaaagagaaagattgcTCCATCAAAATCGACAACACGTGCTGGTAGGAAGAGAACGTTCGCCGTTGAGAAACGGTTCGGCACCGTTAGATGCTGGAGAAGTTCGAGTCAAGGAAGAACCACGTAGCAAAGACGACGAAGTAGTGATGCTTCCAAGGCCGTCGGGTCCTGGTCCAGGTGGTACATCGGGTACAGGTCCTGGATCAAATCCATTGTCTGATCCAAGATATCATCACCCACATCCACACGCTTATCTAACGAGGCATCCGCACAGTATGCCTGCACCACATTCTATGCCACGAAGTATGCTTCCAGGCTTAGGTGCACATCCGATGCAACATTTTCCACCACCGTCTGCGCCTACAGGTCAACCAGGAGGTCCTTGGCCAGCGGATCCCTTTAGAGACTACAGATACGATCCTCTTCAACAATTGCGATATAATCCTCTAATGGCTGCTGCCGCCTTCAGAGcagaggaagaagaacgagCAAAACTTTATGCAGGATATCCACCAGCCCCTGTTAATACACTTAGAGGCAAAGATCCTAGTCCTGGACCATTAAGCAATTTACATATACACCATAGGGCTGGTCCTGGCCCAGGTGTACCGGCAAGACAACTCGAGCCTGCATTGATGCACGCAGACATTCACAAAAAAGAGGACGCGTCGCAATCCCGATGA
- the LOC127072034 gene encoding autism susceptibility gene 2 protein-like isoform X5 has protein sequence MEIEAKQRNQRNRRRERALRMLAQRENLVNAKQQQQQQQQQQQQQQQQQQQQQQQQQQNQQQSQHQNQQQQHSHQQQQQQSQQSQQQTIRQRPPNDEEDSHSGEDEDNHPAVVVGGGGGGGGGGGGGGGGGGGVGGGVGGGVGGGGGVGGGGGGGGVVGGVGGASAGTGTGGPLGLSGLGGLSRNAHSRDGGHSRPPRPPRPPRPRKKSSLAAAAAAAAAATNNQKEPPFEEDIIDGFAILAFRTYEELESAIKLAGKNNVKKLHTLLSIVDEKPKLDTGQNNRHNEHHIKNHFKHNHYTHNSILTPSTLNQGLDAGTSDDSGRASEQLHGPGIPRDCQDADSSRDHLSDASSHCSSGKGYICDSEGEDDKGSDAESILFESSTPPPLARKYELPSSSPHVLPPANGAGGSPPDTGGQISNPATDAPAPIPPPVPASAPVPTAPSPPSPTLPPHISQPPMTSPLAANPRAIAPQQRPASPALPPPSLSQQPHTTIPALHPPNVPLVSSSHTTSPAVANLGVAPAAPSNGAATTSYPPPIPMAAYPQTQPSYPPLYTPYTALNHSPYLPPAVPSPSHSASSRTDVRGSRASPCTNISKQTIGNNITSHNNTPLSAATTTCVSTITNTVTTANTIAHRDMVACSLSGRNNNNNSPRGHSPSRERDSYSNVCYSSNVSSLSRGSITPVSVPNTSSPANSSLPAYTKPQGWIGSSTTSQLSPATATSVPRPTPPPVPPLGIHTFPPPMFAAPLPPPVSSSSPHTSLPSLPPPTTNPNPFSAESLFQTSQADLLRRELDNRFLASQDRNVSVGVGNLGPPPYLRTEMHHHQHQHTHVHQHTTPLLPPAAATTLFPPPIFKDIPKLGGVESPFFRGNLNLSGYSGFNTGILHPGIGPPSTPFVPPNHLTSFAPKVKKKSGKWNAMHVRIAWEIYHYQQKQQAEAKAGSVVNTKTELLRPPSHLYPGGPASGLGITAPPMAPPFPTNMPPAHPAPPPPHPVGFLSTPTSHLGTGMSPFGRYPSTFGTPNPNFPGLSSFPPAREMPPLSGLSSVHDPWRGLQRASTGFPPTTVSWGLKPEPPTIDRRAELEERERERERERERERERERERERERVRREREREREEQRERERREREKEEKRKQQEAAERERERRDKERREMERREMERERLLHQNRQHVLVGRERSPLRNGSAPLDAGEVRVKEEPRSKDDEVVMLPRPSGPGPGGTSGTGPGSNPLSDPRYHHPHPHAYLTRHPHSMPAPHSMPRSMLPGLGAHPMQHFPPPSAPTGQPGGPWPADPFRDYRYDPLQQLRYNPLMAAAAFRAEEEERAKLYAGYPPAPVNTLRGKDPSPGPLSNLHIHHRAGPGPGVPARQLEPALMHADIHKKEDASQSR, from the exons ATGGAGATCGAGGCGAAGCAGAGGAATCAAAGGAATCGGAGACGAGAACGAGCCCTGCGTATGCTGGCGCAGAGGGAAAACCTCGTTAATGccaagcagcagcagcagcagcagcagcaacaacagcaacagcagcagcagcaacaacaacaacaacaacaacagcagcagcaaaaTCAACAACAGAGTCAACATCAgaatcaacaacaacaacatagtcatcaacagcagcagcaacagagTCAACAAAGTCAACAGCAAACGATTAGACAGAGACCACCCAACGACGAGGAAGATAGTCATAGTGGCGAGGACGAGGATAATCATCCAGCCGTCGTTgtcggcggtggtggtggtggtggtggtggtggtggtggtggtggtggtggtggtggtggtgttggtggtggtgttggtggtggtgttggtggtggtggtggtgttggtggtggaggaggtggaggtggtgttgtcggtggtgttggtggtgcTAGTGCCGGTACTGGTACTGGTGGTCCACTTGGATTATCTGGACTTGGTGGACTATCCAGGAACGCGCATTCTCGCGACGGTGGACACTCGAGGCCACCTAGGCCACCTCGACCTCCCAGACCTAGGAAGAAGTCTTCCCTAGCCGCTGCCGCAGCCGCCGCGGCAGCGGCCACCAATAATCAGAAGGAACCTCCCTTCGAGGAAGACATCATCGACGGATTTGCCATCCTCGCCTTCCGCACCTACGAAGAACTCGAG aGTGCAATAAAGCTAGCtggtaaaaataatgtaaagaaGCTGCATACGTTGCTGTCAATAGTGGATGAAAAACCAAAGCTGGATACTGGACAAAACAATAGGCACAACGAGCACCATATCAAAAACCATTTCAAGCACAACCACTATACGCATAATTCCATATTGACACCGTCGACGCTCAATCAG GGTCTAGATGCAGGTACAAGCGACGATAGTGGTAGAGCGTCTGAACAATTGCATGGCCCTGGTATACCTAGGGATTGCCAGGACGCAGACAGTTCCAGGGACCATCTCAGCGAt GCTAGCAGTCATTGCAGTTCGGGTAAAGGTTATATC tGTGATAGTGAAGGAGAAGACGATAAG GGCTCGGATGCAGAGTCGATACTCTTTGAATCTTCTACCCCACCACCCCTTGCACGTAAAT ACGAGCTGCCATCTTCTTCGCCGCACGTGTTGCCTCCAGCGAACGGAGCAGGAGGGTCTCCTCCGGACACGGGCGGACAAATTTCAAATCCTGCAACGGATGCACCGGCGCCTATACCACCTCCAGTGCCAGCATCTGCACCAGTTCCAACCGCACCGAGTCCTCCTAGCCCAACATTACCCCCACACATATCCCAACCACCg ATGACTAGTCCATTGGCAGCCAATCCTCGTGCAATAGCTCCGCAACAACGACCAGCTTCGCCTGCTCTGCCACCACCTTCCTTATCCCAGCAACCTCATACTACGATACCTGCATTGCATCCACCTAATGTGCCCCTCGTTTCATCGAGCCATACTACTAGTCCGGCGGTAGCTAATTTAGGTGTTGCTCCAGCGGCACCATCAAACGGTGCTGCTACTACGAGCTATCCACCACCAATACCCATGGCCGCCTATCCTCAAACACAACCGTCGTATCCACCGCTTTATACGCCGTACACAGCTCTAAATCATAGTCCGTATCTCCCACCTGCGGTACCGTCTCCTTCCCATTCCGCTTCTTCGCGTACAGACGTG AGAGGAAGTAGAGCCTCCCCTTGTACTAACATAAGTAAGCAGACTATAGGAAATAACATCACAAGTCATAATAATACTCCTCTTAGCGCGGCTACTACAACATGCGTGTCCACCATAACTAATACAGTTACCACGGCGAATACCATTGCTCACAGAGATATGGTGGCCTGTAGTTTATCTGgaagaaataacaataataattctcCGCGTGGACATAGTCCTagtcgagagagagacagttatag taatgttTGTTACAGTAGCAACGTGAGTAGCCTAAGTAGAGGCAGCATCACACCTGTAAGTGTGCCAAACACGTCTTCACCAGCTAATTCTAGTCTACCTGCTTACACCAAACCACAGGGATGGATTGG TAGCAGCACAACCTCGCAGCTCTCTCCAGCAACGGCAACGTCAGTACCAAGGCCAACTCCTCCACCTGTACCACCACTCGGAATACATACATTTCCACCGCCGATGTTTGCAGCTCCGTTACCACCGCCTGTCTCTAGTTCCAGTCCGCATACTTCACTTCCTTCACTTCCTCCACCTACGACCAACCCCAATCCGTTTTCAGCAGAATCACTTTTTCAAACAA GTCAGGCAGACCTGTTAAGGAGAGAGCTGGACAATAGATTTTTGGCCTCTCAAGATAGAAACGTCAGTGTAGGAGTTGGAAATTTGGGTCCACCGCCGTATCTTAGAACGGAAATGCATCATCATCAGCATCAGCATACGCACGTGCATCAGCATACGACGCCGTTGCTTCCACCGGCAGCGGCTACGACGTTATTTCCACCACCGATT TTCAAAGATATACCAAAACTTGGCGGAGTGGAGTCTCCCTTTTTTCGAGGTAATTTAAACTTGTCTGGATATTCCGGATTCAACACGGGAATACTTCATCCTGGGATTGGTCCTCCTTCGACACCTTTTGTACCTCCCAATCATTTAACATCATTTGCACCAAAGGTAAAAAAG AAGAGCGGAAAATGGAATGCAATGCATGTACGCATCGCATGGgaaatttatcattatcaacAAAAGCAACAAGCCGAAGCAAAAGCTGGAAGTGTTGTTAACACGAAAACTGAATTGCTAAGACCCCCAAGCCATCTATATCCAGGAGGACCCGCAAGTGGTTTGGGAATAACTGCTCCTCCTATGGCACCTCCATTCCCAACTAATATGCCACCTGCGCATCCtgcaccacctccacctcatCCCGTTGGCTTCCTATCCACGCCAACTTCTCATTTAG GAACTGGAATGTCACCATTCGGAAGATATCCTTCGACGTTTGGAACGCCCAATCCAAACTTTCCAGGTCTGTCGAGTTTTCCTCCGGCGAGAGAAATGCCACCTTTAAGTGGCTTGAGTTCTGTACATGATCCATGGAGAGg ATTGCAACGCGCATCCACTGGCTTTCCACCTACCACAGTGTCATGGGGGTTGAAACCAGAGCCACCAACGATCGACAGACGAGCTGAACTCGAAGAACGTGAACGTGAACGCGAGCGCGAACGAGAACGTGAGAGAGAACGTGAACGTGAACGTGAACGTGAACGCGTTCGAcgcgagagagaacgagaaagggaggaacaacgagagagagaaagacgtgaacgcgaaaaggaagagaagagaaagcaGCAGGAAGCTGCCgaacgtgaaagagaaagacgagatAAGGAACGTCGTGAGATGGAGAGGCgcgagatggaaagagaaagattgcTCCATCAAAATCGACAACACGTGCTGGTAGGAAGAGAACGTTCGCCGTTGAGAAACGGTTCGGCACCGTTAGATGCTGGAGAAGTTCGAGTCAAGGAAGAACCACGTAGCAAAGACGACGAAGTAGTGATGCTTCCAAGGCCGTCGGGTCCTGGTCCAGGTGGTACATCGGGTACAGGTCCTGGATCAAATCCATTGTCTGATCCAAGATATCATCACCCACATCCACACGCTTATCTAACGAGGCATCCGCACAGTATGCCTGCACCACATTCTATGCCACGAAGTATGCTTCCAGGCTTAGGTGCACATCCGATGCAACATTTTCCACCACCGTCTGCGCCTACAGGTCAACCAGGAGGTCCTTGGCCAGCGGATCCCTTTAGAGACTACAGATACGATCCTCTTCAACAATTGCGATATAATCCTCTAATGGCTGCTGCCGCCTTCAGAGcagaggaagaagaacgagCAAAACTTTATGCAGGATATCCACCAGCCCCTGTTAATACACTTAGAGGCAAAGATCCTAGTCCTGGACCATTAAGCAATTTACATATACACCATAGGGCTGGTCCTGGCCCAGGTGTACCGGCAAGACAACTCGAGCCTGCATTGATGCACGCAGACATTCACAAAAAAGAGGACGCGTCGCAATCCCGATGA